The Halalkalibacter krulwichiae genome has a segment encoding these proteins:
- a CDS encoding GNAT family N-acetyltransferase, with product MEVIPINEDKYLEAIRLSEYAFQYKVPKEDIEEIMEMLKKQQVIGFLDEKQLVAKLHLLSLQVYLGDDLLKMGGIAGVATYPEYRRNGYVKEMLIHILEQLKKDEFRISMLFPFSVPFYRKFGWELFSNKQTVTMTKSDLMFQREATGTVKRSQEGQVADLAIVYTQYATKLFGMLHRDHDWWRKLVKDQQMAIYYDTMKVAKGYIIYTVQDKKMKVKEFVALGGDARRGLWNFICQHDSMINELEMVLHERDPLLFSLKEPRVKQELTPYFMARIVDVKPFLEEYPFHWKNATKETNILIKVTDEYAPWNNQVFEVKPNTINIIPYPNTEEKLISLSINTLTTLLLGYQKASELKELERISGDELALEQLDQLIPKKVPYFYDFF from the coding sequence ATGGAAGTCATTCCTATAAATGAAGATAAATATTTAGAAGCAATTCGGTTATCTGAATATGCTTTTCAATACAAGGTTCCAAAAGAGGATATAGAAGAAATAATGGAAATGCTCAAGAAACAGCAAGTAATTGGATTTTTGGATGAGAAGCAGTTGGTTGCTAAGCTACATCTTCTCTCATTACAGGTATATTTAGGAGACGACCTATTAAAAATGGGCGGGATTGCTGGTGTTGCAACCTATCCAGAATATCGGAGAAATGGCTATGTGAAAGAAATGCTAATCCACATTTTAGAACAGCTGAAAAAGGATGAATTTAGGATCTCAATGCTCTTTCCTTTTTCTGTACCATTTTATCGCAAATTTGGTTGGGAGCTGTTTTCAAATAAACAAACGGTTACGATGACTAAGTCTGATCTTATGTTTCAGCGTGAAGCAACGGGGACGGTGAAGCGGAGTCAAGAAGGACAAGTTGCTGATTTAGCTATTGTCTATACTCAATATGCTACTAAACTTTTTGGAATGCTCCACCGTGATCACGATTGGTGGAGAAAGCTTGTTAAAGATCAACAAATGGCTATTTACTACGATACGATGAAAGTTGCGAAAGGATATATAATCTATACAGTTCAAGATAAAAAGATGAAAGTAAAGGAATTTGTTGCTCTTGGTGGTGATGCAAGACGGGGCTTATGGAATTTTATATGTCAGCACGATTCCATGATTAATGAGTTGGAGATGGTTTTACATGAAAGAGATCCGCTGCTATTTTCATTAAAGGAACCTCGGGTAAAGCAAGAGTTGACCCCATACTTTATGGCACGCATTGTTGATGTTAAGCCATTTCTCGAGGAGTATCCATTTCATTGGAAGAATGCAACGAAAGAAACAAACATTTTGATAAAAGTAACAGATGAATATGCACCGTGGAACAACCAAGTATTTGAAGTAAAACCAAACACGATCAACATCATCCCATATCCGAATACAGAAGAAAAATTGATTAGCTTATCAATTAATACGTTAACTACATTGCTGTTAGGGTATCAAAAAGCAAGTGAGTTAAAGGAGTTGGAGAGAATTTCCGGTGATGAACTAGCACTTGAACAGTTAGATCAACTGATTCCGAAAAAAGTACCATACTTTTATGATTTTTTCTAA
- a CDS encoding alkaline phosphatase PhoX has product MMNTGMNRRDFLKMGGMSTLALTLGTTGVFSLADGSKALANATDPTKGKGWGGYGPLVQDPNGFLDLPQGFNYKILSSSGEAMVNPSGNVVPGLPDGMAAYQGPKNSTILVRNHECGTNHQWAVNGKNPWSKGAAGGTTALVISPNREVVDEYVTNSGTIRNCAGGASTWGTWLTCEETRNLGHGFVFEVNPLDPENEMSITPIRDMGYFSHEACSVDPATGIWYLTEDSEPSFLYRFTPHNRSQKLGSLQEGGILEAAALDELPNHSASTFTPGQKVGVVWKKVNPERAKEDARDLGCIQFTRLEGSWFGGGAFWFDDTSARTTTAPGRFGRVYRYFPATNTLELFFESQDSNDLHAPDNVTITPWGDLWIAEDGNPRGDRIIGLTPEGNVYEFAQNVYNNSEFAGVCFSPDGKTMFVNMQTPGFTIAVWGPFSRRNSARQFAMSHAAPPASFAPQISEKVIAYAEKEGISPLAAAVLDRHGVTL; this is encoded by the coding sequence ATGATGAACACCGGTATGAATAGGAGAGATTTTTTAAAAATGGGCGGAATGAGTACACTTGCCTTAACTCTTGGTACAACAGGTGTATTCTCACTTGCAGATGGCTCAAAAGCATTAGCAAATGCAACCGATCCAACGAAAGGGAAAGGTTGGGGTGGTTACGGTCCATTGGTTCAGGATCCAAATGGATTTCTAGATTTGCCACAAGGCTTCAACTATAAAATACTCTCATCCAGTGGGGAAGCTATGGTGAACCCAAGTGGAAATGTCGTACCAGGACTTCCTGATGGAATGGCCGCTTATCAAGGACCTAAAAATTCTACTATACTCGTACGAAATCATGAATGTGGGACAAACCATCAATGGGCGGTCAATGGAAAAAATCCTTGGAGCAAAGGCGCAGCTGGCGGTACAACAGCTCTAGTAATTAGTCCAAATCGTGAAGTCGTTGATGAATATGTAACTAATTCAGGTACGATCCGTAACTGTGCAGGTGGAGCTTCTACTTGGGGTACATGGCTAACCTGTGAAGAAACTCGTAACCTCGGTCACGGTTTTGTATTCGAAGTCAATCCGTTAGACCCAGAAAACGAAATGTCTATAACGCCAATACGTGACATGGGATACTTCTCCCATGAAGCTTGTAGTGTTGACCCTGCAACAGGGATTTGGTATTTAACAGAGGATAGCGAACCTTCATTCCTTTATCGCTTTACTCCACATAATCGCAGCCAAAAGTTAGGTTCGCTTCAAGAAGGAGGAATTTTAGAAGCGGCTGCATTGGACGAGCTTCCAAATCATTCAGCAAGTACGTTCACCCCAGGACAAAAGGTCGGTGTTGTATGGAAGAAGGTAAACCCAGAACGAGCGAAGGAAGATGCAAGAGATTTAGGCTGCATTCAGTTTACTCGTTTGGAAGGGTCTTGGTTCGGCGGTGGTGCTTTTTGGTTTGATGATACGAGCGCTCGTACAACAACAGCACCAGGAAGATTTGGTCGAGTGTATCGATATTTTCCAGCAACTAATACGTTAGAGCTATTCTTCGAGTCTCAAGATTCCAATGACTTACATGCACCAGATAATGTAACGATTACTCCTTGGGGTGACCTTTGGATTGCAGAGGATGGCAACCCACGTGGAGACCGCATTATTGGCTTAACTCCTGAAGGGAATGTCTATGAATTTGCACAAAATGTATATAACAACTCTGAATTCGCTGGAGTTTGCTTCTCACCTGATGGAAAAACGATGTTTGTAAATATGCAAACTCCTGGGTTTACGATTGCTGTTTGGGGTCCTTTTTCACGTCGAAATTCAGCACGTCAATTTGCAATGAGTCATGCAGCTCCTCCGGCTAGCTTTGCACCACAAATTTCAGAGAAAGTGATCGCTTATGCTGAAAAGGAAGGTATTTCACCACTAGCTGCAGCCGTCTTAGACCGTCATGGAGTCACACTATAA
- a CDS encoding twin-arginine translocase TatA/TatE family subunit, with protein sequence MLSNIGIPGLILVLVIALMIFGPSKLPEIGKAFGSTLKEFKKATNELVNHESADDRPKKRKRNFKQLNNLIIELEVN encoded by the coding sequence ATGCTATCAAATATTGGCATTCCTGGACTCATCCTTGTTCTAGTGATTGCCCTAATGATTTTTGGCCCTTCCAAGTTGCCCGAGATCGGAAAGGCGTTTGGAAGTACATTAAAGGAGTTTAAAAAAGCAACGAATGAGTTAGTGAATCACGAAAGCGCCGATGACCGTCCAAAAAAGAGAAAGCGAAACTTCAAGCAGTTGAACAACCTAATCATAGAGCTGGAAGTTAATTAA
- a CDS encoding universal stress protein, with amino-acid sequence MFKSILLASDGSTHSIRAAEKAIALCKLHHAKMDVVYSIDESTSKSDVLTNNSKFEVEKKRKEKLAPVVELLEKEGITYQVHMIHGDPGPSIVAFANKGNYDCVVIGSRGLNKLQTMVLGSVSHKVAKRVQVPVLIVK; translated from the coding sequence ATGTTTAAAAGTATTCTGTTGGCATCAGATGGTTCTACGCATTCCATACGTGCAGCCGAAAAAGCAATTGCTTTATGTAAGCTACATCATGCAAAAATGGATGTTGTTTATTCAATTGATGAATCTACCTCTAAGTCAGATGTACTGACAAATAACAGTAAATTTGAAGTAGAGAAAAAGCGTAAAGAAAAGCTCGCTCCTGTTGTTGAATTATTAGAAAAAGAGGGCATTACCTATCAAGTACATATGATTCATGGTGATCCTGGCCCTTCAATTGTAGCGTTCGCGAACAAAGGTAATTATGACTGCGTAGTAATTGGCAGCAGAGGTTTAAATAAGCTTCAAACAATGGTGCTTGGAAGTGTAAGTCATAAGGTTGCCAAACGAGTACAAGTCCCTGTTTTAATTGTGAAATAG
- a CDS encoding ring-cleaving dioxygenase has product MNHLKGIHHVTAITSSAEKNYEFFTFVLGMRLVKKTVNQDDIQTYHLFFADDKGSPGTDMTFFDFPGIPKGSHGTNEIAKTSFRVPTDAALDYWVNRFDRLEVKHTGIKEQFGKKTLSFVDFDDQQYQLISDELNVGIESGTPWQKGPIPLQYAITGLGPIFIRVAQFDYFKEVLEKVLLFKEVAKEGSHYLFEVGEGGNGAQVIVEHNVMLPQARQGYGTVHHVAFRVEDRDVLNEWIERLPQFGFQTSGYVDRYFFESLYARVAPQILFEFATDGPGFMGDEPYETLGEKLSLPPFLEPKREAIEKMVRPIDTVRSTKEFVKE; this is encoded by the coding sequence ATGAATCATTTAAAAGGAATTCACCATGTAACAGCTATTACAAGTAGTGCGGAAAAGAACTATGAGTTTTTCACATTTGTATTAGGAATGAGATTAGTGAAAAAAACGGTCAACCAAGACGATATTCAAACGTACCATTTATTTTTTGCTGATGACAAAGGAAGCCCAGGGACAGACATGACATTCTTTGACTTTCCTGGTATTCCAAAAGGTTCCCATGGTACAAATGAAATTGCGAAAACTTCATTTAGAGTACCAACAGATGCAGCATTAGATTATTGGGTGAACCGGTTTGATCGCTTGGAAGTGAAACATACAGGGATCAAAGAACAATTCGGGAAAAAGACGTTATCATTTGTCGACTTTGATGATCAGCAGTATCAATTAATTTCTGATGAATTGAATGTTGGGATTGAATCCGGTACACCTTGGCAAAAAGGACCGATTCCTTTACAATATGCGATTACTGGTCTAGGACCAATTTTTATTCGAGTGGCTCAATTTGATTACTTTAAAGAAGTGTTAGAAAAAGTACTGTTGTTTAAAGAAGTCGCCAAGGAAGGGTCACATTACTTATTTGAAGTTGGCGAAGGAGGAAATGGAGCACAAGTCATCGTTGAACATAACGTCATGCTTCCGCAAGCGCGTCAAGGCTATGGAACGGTTCACCATGTGGCATTTCGTGTAGAAGATCGCGATGTATTAAATGAGTGGATTGAACGGTTACCGCAATTCGGTTTTCAAACTTCTGGCTATGTTGATCGCTATTTCTTTGAGTCCTTATATGCACGAGTAGCACCGCAAATTTTATTTGAGTTTGCTACAGATGGACCAGGTTTTATGGGGGATGAGCCGTATGAAACACTTGGAGAAAAGCTATCTTTGCCACCGTTTTTAGAACCAAAACGTGAAGCGATTGAAAAAATGGTTCGACCGATTGATACAGTGAGAAGTACGAAAGAGTTCGTAAAAGAATAA
- a CDS encoding SulP family inorganic anion transporter, translating to MNIQSIKQEWFGNVRGDVLAGLVVALALIPEAIAFSIIAGVDPMVGLYASFCIAVVIAFVGGRPGMISAATGAMALVMVTLVAEHGLQYLLAATILTGVFQILFGVFKLARIMKFVPRSVMIGFVNALAILIFMAQLEQFEGATWVMYTLVAVTLFIIYGLPRITKAVPSALVAIVFITAFVIYMGIDIRTVGDMGALSQALPVFLIPEIPLNLETLMIILPYSLALAIVGLLESLLTANIVDDMTDTESDKNKESRGQGIANIVAGFFGGMAGCAMIGQSVINVKSGGRGRLSALVAGAVLMFLILVLGGLVVQIPMAALVGVMFMVSFSTFDWGSVRNIHKLPRTDAIVMVVTVVTVVVTHNLAIGVFAGVLLSAIFFAAKISKVHVEKSVINHLDKKVYKVTGQIFFASVTDFVNNFDYKEDIRYVEIDLSNAHLWDDSAIGALDKIEAKFEQNHVEVKFIGLNAESEKLKKRLAGISKASGH from the coding sequence TTGAACATTCAATCTATTAAACAAGAATGGTTTGGGAATGTGAGAGGCGATGTATTGGCCGGCCTTGTCGTTGCTCTTGCACTCATTCCAGAAGCAATCGCCTTTTCAATCATTGCAGGGGTAGACCCAATGGTTGGGCTTTATGCTTCTTTTTGTATCGCTGTTGTTATTGCCTTTGTCGGTGGTCGACCAGGGATGATTTCTGCTGCAACAGGAGCAATGGCTTTAGTTATGGTGACACTTGTTGCTGAGCACGGTTTGCAGTATTTGTTAGCAGCAACCATTTTGACAGGAGTATTCCAAATTCTTTTTGGTGTCTTTAAGCTTGCTAGAATTATGAAATTCGTACCACGATCGGTCATGATCGGTTTTGTAAATGCTTTAGCAATCTTGATTTTTATGGCTCAATTAGAGCAATTTGAAGGCGCGACTTGGGTGATGTATACACTGGTAGCAGTAACGTTATTTATTATCTATGGTTTGCCTAGAATTACTAAAGCTGTTCCATCTGCTTTAGTTGCCATTGTTTTTATAACGGCATTTGTTATTTATATGGGTATTGACATTCGCACAGTCGGAGATATGGGTGCACTTTCTCAGGCATTACCTGTATTTTTAATTCCTGAAATCCCGTTAAATCTTGAAACATTAATGATCATCCTTCCTTATTCCCTTGCTTTAGCGATTGTCGGCTTACTAGAATCTCTTCTGACGGCTAATATCGTAGACGATATGACAGATACAGAAAGTGATAAAAATAAAGAGAGCAGAGGGCAAGGAATTGCCAATATCGTAGCGGGATTTTTTGGTGGAATGGCAGGTTGTGCAATGATTGGTCAGTCAGTAATCAATGTGAAATCTGGTGGAAGAGGTCGCCTTTCTGCTTTGGTTGCTGGTGCAGTCCTAATGTTTCTGATTCTAGTTCTTGGTGGACTCGTCGTTCAAATTCCAATGGCTGCTTTAGTTGGAGTTATGTTTATGGTTTCATTTAGTACATTTGACTGGGGATCTGTTCGCAACATTCATAAACTCCCACGTACGGATGCAATTGTCATGGTTGTCACAGTTGTCACAGTTGTCGTGACACATAACTTGGCGATTGGTGTATTTGCTGGAGTATTATTGAGTGCCATTTTCTTTGCTGCAAAGATCTCGAAAGTTCATGTTGAAAAGAGTGTCATAAATCACTTAGATAAAAAAGTTTACAAGGTTACTGGACAAATATTCTTTGCCTCTGTGACCGATTTTGTTAATAATTTTGATTACAAAGAAGATATTCGCTATGTTGAAATTGATCTATCAAATGCACACCTTTGGGATGATTCAGCTATTGGTGCCCTTGATAAAATAGAAGCGAAATTCGAGCAAAACCATGTCGAAGTTAAGTTTATTGGTTTAAACGCTGAAAGTGAGAAGTTAAAAAAACGATTAGCTGGAATCTCTAAAGCTTCAGGACATTAA